One Brachybacterium aquaticum genomic region harbors:
- a CDS encoding plasmid replication, integration and excision activator, which produces MAVQTRFPVQMEDVFPQGAYMIGEVIAADDFDRKRAGEVDPQLRDKISGQRVWQVRVLDPDPESRKGQAEVTVKVSSDHQPVPPKGPTTGPFRAVAFEGLTLTPYVDTNGNFPKIAYSLRATGFAEAKASARTSSTEAA; this is translated from the coding sequence ATGGCAGTCCAGACCCGGTTCCCCGTCCAGATGGAGGACGTGTTCCCCCAGGGTGCGTACATGATCGGTGAGGTCATCGCCGCCGATGACTTCGACAGGAAGAGGGCTGGCGAGGTCGACCCCCAGTTGCGAGACAAGATCTCGGGACAGCGTGTCTGGCAGGTCCGTGTGCTCGATCCCGACCCGGAGAGCCGGAAGGGACAGGCCGAGGTGACCGTGAAGGTCTCCTCCGACCACCAGCCGGTGCCGCCCAAGGGCCCGACCACCGGCCCCTTCCGCGCCGTGGCCTTTGAGGGGCTCACCCTCACGCCGTACGTCGACACCAACGGGAACTTCCCGAAGATCGCGTACTCGCTGAGGGCCACGGGCTTCGCCGAGGCCAAGGCTTCCGCCCGCACCTCGAGCACCGAGGCGGCGTGA
- a CDS encoding helix-turn-helix domain-containing protein has protein sequence MDKLCFTAEEVADRLSVSKTRVYDLMRCGELPSVKLGRSRLIKAADLLAYVENLEPAPVVA, from the coding sequence ATGGACAAGCTCTGCTTCACCGCTGAGGAGGTCGCTGATCGGCTCAGCGTCTCGAAGACCCGGGTGTACGACCTGATGCGCTGCGGTGAGCTGCCCAGCGTCAAGCTCGGCCGCTCCCGACTGATCAAGGCCGCTGATCTTCTCGCGTACGTCGAGAACCTCGAGCCGGCCCCCGTCGTGGCATGA
- a CDS encoding GntR family transcriptional regulator, with the protein MVARYVQIADELRARIDGGEYAEQSSLPKQADLARDFDVNVNTVAAALKLLEREGRVQSRRSRGTVVLPRIPLQKVGSATYHPSKWTSPRPRTGSGEAGPSSASDSSELTTVGVAPADEEMAERLNVVPGDDLVCRTSVVRDADGTVSQIVRKYYAYAVAKGTLLMSEESGPANRWREFQILTDVGLEPATVDERLHARLPDAGELGALGVSVGEPVVETRRRVYAASSTPVEYSTGLYRASRFQWNYTFDLSAGDDQE; encoded by the coding sequence ATGGTTGCCAGGTATGTGCAGATCGCCGACGAACTGCGCGCTCGGATCGACGGCGGGGAGTACGCCGAGCAGTCGTCGCTGCCCAAGCAGGCTGACCTCGCACGTGACTTCGATGTCAACGTGAATACCGTTGCCGCCGCGTTGAAGCTTCTTGAGCGAGAGGGCAGAGTCCAATCGCGACGCAGCCGCGGAACGGTCGTCCTTCCGAGGATTCCCCTCCAGAAGGTCGGATCTGCGACGTACCACCCGAGCAAGTGGACGTCCCCGCGCCCTCGAACGGGGAGTGGGGAGGCCGGGCCTTCATCGGCTTCGGATTCCTCTGAGCTGACAACGGTGGGGGTTGCTCCCGCGGACGAAGAGATGGCAGAGCGGCTGAACGTCGTGCCGGGCGATGACCTCGTCTGCCGCACGAGCGTGGTCCGCGACGCCGACGGAACCGTCTCCCAGATCGTCAGGAAGTACTACGCATACGCGGTTGCGAAGGGGACCCTGCTCATGAGCGAGGAGTCTGGTCCGGCGAACAGGTGGAGAGAGTTCCAGATCCTCACTGATGTCGGGCTGGAGCCCGCGACTGTCGACGAGCGGTTGCATGCGCGACTCCCGGATGCGGGCGAGCTCGGCGCGCTCGGGGTCTCTGTCGGAGAGCCGGTCGTCGAAACCAGGCGGAGGGTCTACGCGGCCTCGTCCACGCCTGTCGAGTACTCGACAGGTCTGTATAGAGCGAGCAGATTCCAGTGGAACTACACGTTCGATCTCTCTGCGGGGGATGACCAGGAATGA
- a CDS encoding acyltransferase family protein, with amino-acid sequence MSSTTERSLPASSTPASPPGARQTWMDLLRGGAVQLVIAHHLRLVQEIWDGAAPHTMAILSEGTMPFRMPALLFASGLLLERSLRKPAARYLSGKARSLLWPWLLWSALMLPILGGENAREPLWWINGMYTWFLLALFLYHLIGLLARRIHPGWRALASVAGWTAMPLLGLAQDVAGLRPDKFLYYAAFFFAGAAAHRVLAVRTVPWALTLPSLVIAAGWAAYAVYLDADPDVPVLSQVVVLIGVLGAIGVAQHLPRIGIVRGIEWLGRNSIVPYLVHLPVIELLARHTDVPAGWPAYLAGFTIVIAICVLAIRLRPVTSFLYVFPRGRRGSGAGAAGSSSATVAAPVTEPVTASAGERRSPVG; translated from the coding sequence ATGAGCTCCACTACCGAACGGTCTCTTCCTGCCTCCTCGACCCCGGCCTCCCCGCCGGGCGCACGACAGACCTGGATGGACCTGCTCCGCGGCGGCGCGGTGCAGCTCGTCATCGCCCACCACCTGCGACTCGTGCAGGAGATCTGGGACGGCGCCGCCCCGCACACGATGGCGATCCTCTCTGAGGGAACGATGCCGTTCCGGATGCCGGCGCTGCTGTTCGCCTCCGGCCTGCTGCTCGAGCGGTCGCTGCGCAAACCCGCCGCCCGCTACCTCTCCGGCAAGGCGCGCAGCCTGCTGTGGCCGTGGCTGCTGTGGTCCGCGCTCATGCTGCCCATCCTCGGCGGGGAGAACGCCCGTGAGCCGCTGTGGTGGATCAACGGGATGTACACCTGGTTCCTTCTGGCGCTGTTCCTCTACCACCTGATCGGCCTGCTCGCGCGGCGGATCCACCCCGGCTGGCGGGCGCTCGCGAGCGTGGCGGGCTGGACCGCGATGCCGCTGCTCGGCCTCGCCCAGGACGTCGCGGGGCTCCGCCCCGACAAGTTCCTCTACTACGCGGCGTTCTTCTTCGCCGGCGCCGCCGCGCACCGGGTGCTCGCCGTGCGCACCGTCCCCTGGGCGCTTACCCTCCCGAGCCTCGTCATCGCTGCCGGCTGGGCCGCCTACGCCGTGTACCTCGACGCCGACCCGGATGTCCCCGTCCTCTCGCAGGTCGTGGTGCTGATCGGAGTGCTCGGCGCGATCGGCGTCGCCCAGCACCTCCCGCGGATCGGGATCGTGCGCGGCATCGAATGGCTCGGCCGCAACTCGATCGTCCCCTACCTCGTCCACCTGCCGGTGATCGAGCTGCTCGCCCGCCACACCGACGTCCCCGCCGGCTGGCCCGCCTACCTCGCGGGCTTCACGATCGTGATCGCGATCTGCGTGCTCGCGATCCGGCTGCGGCCGGTCACCTCGTTCCTCTACGTCTTCCCCCGCGGCCGACGGGGGAGCGGTGCGGGCGCGGCCGGGTCCTCTTCGGCGACCGTCGCTGCGCCCGTGACTGAGCCCGTGACCGCGTCGGCGGGGGAGCGTCGCTCACCGGTAGGATGA
- a CDS encoding replication initiator, giving the protein MSAGDLYSLDVDEPTALTPMLSDGFEDWSKQVASTGFCSRPVRLFGQARTFDRRSGQHLSTFDSRNLPDSVLYVRCGNRRASRCPSCSHEYQGDMWHLLSAGVSGGDKGVPESVSTHPLVFLTLTAPSFGTVHSSTRPGAQPRPCTVNAAPGLCEHGRPRRCTEHHDADDSRVGQALCPDCYDYEGQAIWQWHCPELWRRFTIRLRRLVAAHLGMSEKASRDLLRVQFAKVGEYQKRGAIHLHALVRLDGAPSDDDPYPSPAVDVPASWLAERCLEAARDIEIDAAPVDAYDSARVLRFGRQVDARPVQRHSEDDGDVSPEMVSAYLAKYATKAAGDVAVDGTPNRHLKQLRETCLELCGRALLHEGFSSPYALLGKWADALGFRGHFASKSRRFSTTLGTLRDARRKYHRDREQLETHEDPSSADEPLDVAEHIVVLNEFRFVGQGWLTPGDAELARSAADAAREWKDARRTARQPHEKGKNHGQALLHR; this is encoded by the coding sequence GTGAGCGCAGGCGATCTCTACTCCCTCGACGTGGACGAGCCCACCGCGCTCACGCCAATGCTCTCCGACGGCTTCGAGGACTGGTCCAAGCAGGTCGCCTCGACGGGATTCTGCTCCCGCCCCGTCCGCCTCTTCGGACAGGCACGCACCTTTGATCGCAGGTCCGGGCAGCACCTGAGCACCTTCGACAGTCGTAACCTGCCCGACAGCGTCCTCTACGTCCGCTGCGGCAATCGCCGTGCCTCGCGCTGCCCCTCGTGCTCCCATGAGTACCAGGGCGACATGTGGCACCTCCTCTCCGCAGGGGTCTCCGGTGGGGACAAGGGGGTCCCGGAGAGCGTCTCCACGCACCCGCTGGTGTTCCTCACGCTGACCGCTCCCTCGTTCGGCACCGTGCACTCCTCGACTCGTCCCGGTGCCCAGCCTCGGCCGTGCACCGTGAACGCGGCGCCGGGACTGTGCGAGCACGGTCGCCCTCGTCGATGCACTGAGCACCACGACGCCGACGATTCTCGGGTCGGTCAGGCGCTGTGCCCGGACTGCTACGACTACGAGGGCCAGGCGATCTGGCAGTGGCACTGCCCCGAACTGTGGAGGAGGTTCACGATCCGCCTGCGCCGCCTTGTCGCCGCACACCTCGGCATGAGCGAGAAGGCCTCGCGGGACCTCCTCCGCGTGCAGTTCGCCAAGGTCGGCGAGTATCAGAAGCGCGGCGCGATTCACCTGCACGCGCTCGTGCGCCTCGACGGTGCCCCGTCGGACGACGACCCCTACCCCTCCCCGGCTGTCGACGTGCCTGCATCGTGGCTCGCCGAGCGGTGTCTCGAGGCCGCCCGCGACATCGAGATCGATGCTGCCCCGGTCGACGCCTACGACTCCGCCCGCGTGCTCCGCTTCGGTCGCCAGGTCGACGCTCGGCCCGTCCAACGCCACTCCGAGGATGACGGCGACGTCTCCCCCGAGATGGTGTCGGCCTACCTCGCCAAGTACGCGACGAAGGCAGCCGGTGATGTCGCTGTCGACGGCACTCCGAATCGCCACCTGAAGCAGCTCCGAGAGACCTGCCTCGAGCTGTGCGGTCGCGCGCTACTGCACGAGGGGTTCTCCAGTCCGTACGCGCTTCTCGGCAAGTGGGCCGACGCCCTCGGCTTCCGCGGACACTTCGCCAGCAAGTCCCGGCGGTTCTCGACCACCCTCGGCACGCTCCGCGATGCACGGCGCAAGTACCACCGCGACCGCGAGCAGCTCGAGACGCACGAGGATCCTTCGTCGGCAGACGAGCCCCTCGACGTCGCCGAGCACATCGTCGTGCTCAACGAGTTCCGCTTCGTCGGACAGGGCTGGCTCACCCCCGGTGACGCCGAACTCGCCCGCTCCGCCGCTGATGCAGCACGCGAGTGGAAGGACGCCCGACGCACTGCACGCCAACCCCACGAGAAAGGAAAGAACCATGGACAAGCTCTGCTTCACCGCTGA
- a CDS encoding GlsB/YeaQ/YmgE family stress response membrane protein: MGLLWLIISWLIIGAIIGLLARAVMPGKQGMSLGMTIVLGVIGAVVGGFIGGLFGGNGISGIMNNPWSIGTILLAVIGAIIVMVIYGLATKNRA, from the coding sequence ATGGGCCTTCTCTGGCTGATCATCTCCTGGCTCATCATCGGCGCGATCATCGGGCTGCTCGCCCGCGCCGTCATGCCGGGCAAGCAGGGCATGAGCCTCGGCATGACCATCGTGCTCGGCGTCATCGGCGCCGTCGTGGGCGGCTTCATCGGCGGCCTGTTCGGCGGCAATGGCATCTCGGGCATCATGAACAACCCGTGGAGCATCGGGACGATCCTGCTCGCCGTCATCGGCGCCATCATCGTCATGGTCATCTACGGTCTCGCCACCAAGAACCGCGCCTGA
- a CDS encoding transposase has protein sequence MGSTRRSFTEEYKASAVGLVLDDGHSIAETARNIGVHEMTLGKWVKKARDSSGKRPEKPLSESEREELIRLREEVKHARMEAEFAKKVASWFAKDQR, from the coding sequence ATGGGTTCGACGAGGAGATCGTTCACGGAGGAGTACAAGGCGTCCGCGGTAGGCTTGGTCCTGGATGATGGCCACAGCATCGCCGAGACCGCCAGGAATATCGGCGTGCACGAGATGACGTTGGGTAAATGGGTGAAGAAGGCGCGTGACTCGAGCGGGAAACGTCCCGAGAAGCCACTGTCAGAGAGCGAACGCGAGGAACTGATCCGGCTTCGGGAGGAAGTCAAACACGCCCGCATGGAGGCGGAGTTCGCAAAAAAAGTAGCGTCCTGGTTCGCGAAAGACCAGCGGTGA
- a CDS encoding FtsK/SpoIIIE domain-containing protein, with the protein MHTASLAFRFGLAELRWITSALWGHVRWFHRFWFVVAMFTWLSADLLGSWKPFAIVGAIALYFALWARFYPDTYFRAISRPLARRELWLDLLETWPLLMEECGLSTVVIDRAGEKHTRVPSIASKHWDRNELVLAPSLLTGQTVEDFQSVADRLRTTVGATHLRVTGDLSPTLTFSFGDALADTVIRGLPDAGEPWDGRSVWMGIDTTDDDWWLRIAGTHTLVAGSSGSGKASLVWGVTIGLAPAIARGEAQVHGIDLKGGVELGMGKDLFTRYAVTPAEAVVVLEDAVKAMSARLERMAGNTRQHTASADEPLIVVLIDEVAALTSYIEDRDLKNRARTAMSLLCSQGRAVGFTVVACLQDPRKETIPNRGLFTQMVGLRLRDREETSMVLGDGAIASGALCHKIPVASPGIGYVVPEDGSEPVRVRAAFVDDDLIRAAAERFPAPSTIPVVIPEPTEKPRSSRARTRTKPDTEGTAS; encoded by the coding sequence ATGCACACCGCCTCCCTCGCCTTCCGCTTCGGCCTCGCCGAGCTGCGGTGGATCACTTCGGCCCTGTGGGGTCACGTGCGCTGGTTCCACCGGTTCTGGTTCGTCGTCGCGATGTTCACCTGGCTTTCGGCCGACCTCCTGGGTAGCTGGAAGCCCTTCGCCATCGTCGGAGCCATCGCGCTGTACTTCGCACTCTGGGCACGCTTCTACCCCGACACCTACTTTCGGGCCATCTCCCGCCCGCTCGCGCGCCGGGAGCTCTGGCTGGATCTGCTCGAGACCTGGCCGCTGCTGATGGAAGAGTGCGGGCTCTCCACGGTCGTCATCGATCGTGCGGGAGAGAAGCACACACGGGTTCCCTCGATCGCCAGCAAGCACTGGGATCGCAACGAACTCGTTCTCGCTCCCTCACTCCTCACCGGACAGACCGTCGAGGACTTTCAGAGCGTCGCCGATCGACTGCGAACCACCGTCGGCGCAACGCACCTCCGCGTGACCGGAGACCTCTCCCCCACCCTCACCTTCAGCTTCGGCGATGCCCTCGCCGATACCGTGATCCGTGGGCTCCCCGACGCAGGAGAGCCGTGGGACGGCCGCTCGGTGTGGATGGGGATCGACACGACGGACGATGACTGGTGGCTCCGCATCGCGGGCACTCACACCCTCGTCGCCGGCTCCTCCGGCTCCGGCAAGGCATCGCTCGTCTGGGGCGTCACCATCGGTCTCGCTCCCGCCATCGCACGCGGTGAAGCGCAGGTGCACGGGATCGACCTCAAGGGCGGCGTGGAGCTGGGCATGGGCAAAGACCTGTTCACCCGCTACGCCGTCACTCCCGCGGAAGCCGTGGTGGTCCTCGAGGACGCCGTCAAGGCGATGAGCGCTCGCCTCGAACGAATGGCTGGGAACACCCGCCAGCACACCGCGAGTGCCGATGAGCCACTGATCGTCGTCCTGATCGACGAGGTCGCCGCGCTCACGTCGTACATCGAGGATCGCGATCTCAAGAACCGCGCCCGCACCGCGATGTCACTGCTCTGCTCCCAGGGCCGTGCCGTCGGCTTCACCGTGGTTGCCTGCCTCCAGGACCCCCGGAAGGAGACGATCCCGAACCGCGGCCTGTTCACCCAGATGGTCGGGCTTCGGCTGCGGGACCGTGAGGAGACCTCCATGGTCCTCGGTGACGGCGCTATCGCCTCGGGAGCCCTCTGCCACAAGATCCCGGTCGCTTCACCGGGCATCGGTTACGTGGTTCCCGAGGACGGCTCCGAACCGGTCCGCGTGCGCGCTGCCTTCGTCGATGACGACCTGATCCGGGCTGCGGCCGAGCGGTTCCCCGCCCCGTCGACGATCCCCGTGGTGATCCCGGAGCCGACGGAGAAGCCGCGCAGCTCTCGGGCACGCACCCGGACCAAGCCCGACACGGAAGGAACGGCATCGTGA
- a CDS encoding HD domain-containing protein, with protein MDPIEHAEAIAHRAHAGQTDKSGLDYIDHPRRVAERAALIAPADLRTECIAAAWLHDVVEDTDVTLEDLREQGFPQLVVEAVDRLTKKPDVARTDYFAAIRTHAVARVVKTADLIDNTDPERAALLDETTRSRLAEKYAESWALLLGDA; from the coding sequence TTGGACCCCATCGAACACGCCGAAGCCATCGCGCACCGAGCCCATGCCGGGCAGACCGACAAGTCTGGCCTGGACTACATCGACCATCCCCGTCGCGTCGCGGAGCGCGCAGCGCTCATCGCTCCGGCCGACCTCCGGACCGAATGCATCGCGGCAGCCTGGCTCCACGACGTCGTCGAAGACACCGACGTGACCCTCGAGGATCTGCGCGAGCAGGGATTCCCTCAGCTCGTCGTCGAGGCAGTGGACCGGCTGACGAAGAAGCCCGACGTCGCACGGACCGACTACTTCGCGGCCATCCGCACCCATGCAGTGGCTCGAGTCGTGAAGACCGCAGACCTCATCGACAACACCGATCCGGAGCGCGCCGCGCTGCTCGACGAGACGACCAGGAGCCGGCTCGCGGAGAAGTACGCAGAATCCTGGGCGCTGCTGCTCGGCGACGCCTGA
- a CDS encoding DUF6308 family protein, whose translation MNSLDQRRRTAAESLSNYTSPGGGYAFRTYDVRPAHRDEGLLPEDILAANLLSLRLTASDVIPLFAEGDGAPQRLLEAMNNALATLREARPFEAHPSTSDLDQTLAALAAANEAAKGVKGWTSVTVSKVLHRHAPQIVPIIDSRVRSFYGVKKSQDQMLYHQLWSDLRENKGWLTELGQDYSTPDKRELSLLRVADIIIWMPSKDPDAPTVDELAPDTWDREGLEARGWEGFTPLATLDSREVPAVPGVYVVLRDDVSEPEFLPERPQASDRQAYSYTGSDLRSRWVPDASVLYIGQAGTSLRTRLRQYRRFGEGSGLNHKGGRSIWHLADADRLTVAWRQLPVVFDGLGTGTAESGLIRRFKEAHGGSRPFANLVG comes from the coding sequence ATGAACTCTCTGGATCAGAGAAGACGCACGGCGGCCGAGTCCCTCAGCAACTACACCTCGCCCGGGGGCGGATACGCATTCCGCACCTACGATGTGCGGCCGGCTCATCGTGACGAGGGACTGCTGCCCGAGGACATCCTCGCCGCGAACCTGTTGAGTCTCCGGCTGACCGCTAGCGATGTCATCCCGCTGTTCGCCGAGGGAGACGGTGCTCCGCAGAGACTGCTTGAGGCGATGAACAACGCACTTGCAACGCTTAGGGAGGCGCGCCCGTTCGAGGCTCACCCGAGCACTTCCGACCTCGATCAGACGTTGGCTGCCCTAGCTGCCGCCAATGAGGCAGCGAAGGGGGTGAAGGGGTGGACCAGCGTCACTGTGTCCAAGGTGCTTCACCGGCATGCCCCGCAGATCGTGCCCATCATCGACTCGCGGGTGCGGAGCTTCTACGGCGTCAAGAAGAGCCAAGACCAGATGCTCTATCACCAGCTTTGGAGCGATCTTCGTGAGAACAAGGGCTGGCTCACAGAACTCGGGCAGGACTATTCCACCCCTGACAAACGTGAGCTCTCCTTGCTCCGCGTCGCCGACATCATCATCTGGATGCCGAGCAAGGACCCTGACGCGCCCACCGTCGACGAACTGGCACCCGACACCTGGGATCGTGAAGGACTCGAGGCGCGAGGGTGGGAAGGATTCACCCCGCTCGCAACCCTCGATTCTCGCGAAGTTCCTGCTGTGCCGGGCGTCTACGTGGTGCTTCGAGATGATGTCTCAGAGCCGGAGTTCCTTCCGGAGCGCCCTCAAGCATCGGATAGGCAGGCATACAGCTACACCGGATCCGACCTGCGCTCTCGGTGGGTTCCGGATGCGAGTGTCCTCTATATCGGTCAAGCGGGAACGAGCCTCCGGACGCGCCTTCGGCAGTATCGAAGATTCGGAGAGGGCTCTGGGCTAAATCACAAAGGTGGGAGGTCGATCTGGCACTTGGCGGACGCCGACCGCCTGACTGTCGCATGGCGTCAGCTTCCCGTCGTCTTCGACGGGCTCGGAACGGGGACTGCCGAGTCAGGGCTTATCAGAAGATTCAAGGAAGCTCACGGTGGCTCGAGGCCTTTCGCAAATCTGGTCGGCTAG
- a CDS encoding site-specific integrase has protein sequence MSRSKGEGSVYRRQDGRWTGAAYVLTPEGTRKRKAVYGKTRKEAYDKLAALQEKSRAGIAATPGRLTVKAFLETWMRDVQEARLSPATYQTYEGYIRNHLVPVLGAKRLGQLTAADVRAFLAIKAREGKSPATVKQMHAILRSALQHAMREDLVPRNVAKLVVVPTPPKQNVEPLTPDEARTLLKTAQGTSWEALWTLYVGLGLRRGEALGLRWGDIDLDNGYLNVVQSLQRSRGELRLKSPKTDTSRRRVVLPGFCIDALIRHRTSEREKLASLGLPIDHATLAFTSQAGTAI, from the coding sequence ATGAGCCGCTCGAAAGGGGAGGGCAGCGTCTACCGTCGCCAGGATGGTCGGTGGACGGGTGCTGCCTATGTCCTCACCCCGGAGGGCACGCGCAAGCGCAAGGCCGTCTACGGAAAGACTCGGAAGGAGGCCTACGACAAGCTCGCCGCGCTTCAGGAGAAGTCTCGAGCCGGCATCGCCGCCACTCCAGGCCGACTTACCGTCAAGGCGTTCCTCGAGACCTGGATGCGCGACGTCCAAGAGGCGCGGCTGAGCCCTGCGACCTACCAGACCTACGAGGGGTACATCCGCAATCACCTGGTCCCCGTGCTGGGGGCGAAGCGGCTCGGCCAGCTCACGGCGGCGGATGTCCGCGCATTCCTCGCGATCAAAGCTCGCGAAGGAAAGAGCCCCGCCACCGTCAAGCAGATGCACGCCATCCTGCGGTCGGCGCTCCAGCACGCGATGCGCGAGGATCTGGTGCCCCGAAATGTCGCGAAGCTCGTCGTGGTGCCCACACCTCCGAAGCAGAACGTCGAGCCGCTGACCCCCGACGAAGCCCGCACCCTCCTCAAGACCGCGCAGGGAACGTCCTGGGAGGCGCTGTGGACGCTGTACGTGGGTCTCGGCCTTCGTCGCGGCGAGGCGCTGGGACTGCGCTGGGGAGACATCGACCTCGACAACGGCTACCTCAACGTCGTGCAGTCTCTCCAGCGGTCGCGGGGCGAGCTGCGGCTGAAGAGTCCCAAGACGGACACCTCCCGGCGTCGTGTCGTGCTCCCCGGATTCTGCATCGACGCACTCATCCGGCACCGCACCTCCGAGCGAGAGAAGCTTGCTTCGCTCGGGCTGCCCATTGACCACGCGACGCTCGCGTTCACCTCCCAGGCCGGCACCGCGATCTAG
- a CDS encoding IMPACT family protein has product MPDPRVLAADVETELVERKSRFLTRLHRVEDVEQADALLRTARAEHPDARHHCTALVLGETPERAQMHRSNDDGEPAGTAGMPMLQALLHADLVDAFAIVIRYFGGVKLGAGGLVRAYTAGIEQAVAAATLLRRTELAVAELEVSPAEVGIAENAVRIWAASQGAQVEPTEYGARSARLTVLLDPSLLEDLAADVARWSSGRLDVRRIGTRIADVPV; this is encoded by the coding sequence ATGCCCGATCCCCGCGTGCTCGCCGCCGACGTCGAGACCGAGCTGGTGGAGAGGAAGTCCCGCTTCCTCACCCGCCTGCACCGGGTGGAGGACGTCGAGCAGGCCGACGCACTTCTGCGCACGGCCCGGGCCGAGCACCCCGATGCGCGCCACCACTGCACCGCCCTGGTGCTCGGCGAGACGCCCGAGCGCGCGCAGATGCACCGCTCCAACGACGACGGCGAACCGGCCGGCACCGCCGGGATGCCGATGCTGCAGGCGCTCCTGCACGCCGATCTCGTGGACGCCTTCGCGATCGTGATCCGCTACTTCGGCGGGGTGAAGCTGGGGGCCGGCGGACTGGTCCGCGCCTACACCGCCGGGATCGAGCAGGCCGTCGCCGCGGCGACGCTGCTGCGCCGCACGGAGCTCGCCGTCGCCGAGCTCGAGGTCTCCCCCGCCGAGGTGGGCATCGCCGAGAACGCGGTGAGGATCTGGGCCGCCTCCCAGGGCGCGCAGGTCGAGCCCACCGAGTACGGGGCACGCTCGGCGCGCCTGACGGTGCTGCTCGATCCGTCACTGCTGGAGGATCTCGCGGCCGACGTCGCCCGCTGGTCCTCGGGCCGCCTGGACGTGCGCCGCATCGGGACGCGCATCGCCGACGTGCCGGTCTAG
- a CDS encoding IS3 family transposase, which translates to MKYAAIADWADRDEYPVDFMCKQLAVSPSGFYAWRGRGPSPRDQDNDRLLAIITEAYRRLRGNPGVRRIHAELCALGERVGKNRVARLMQAAGLRGRHPRAWKRTTTSGPDPAPAPDLIGRDFTAERPNQKWCSDITYIKTWNGWAYLAIVIDLHSRAVVGWALADHMRTDLVIEALTLAIARRRPPAGIIFHSDRGSQFTSAEFATYCKDHHIRRSVGRTGDCFDNAVAESFFATYKKELIHTRPWVNLSTLRKETFTWIEHYYNRQRRHSHLGYLTPAEWDKGHRTLTGIAA; encoded by the coding sequence GTGAAGTACGCCGCGATCGCGGACTGGGCTGACCGTGACGAGTATCCGGTGGATTTCATGTGCAAGCAGTTGGCCGTGTCGCCCTCCGGGTTCTATGCCTGGCGTGGCCGGGGGCCCAGCCCACGCGATCAGGACAACGATCGCCTGTTGGCGATCATCACCGAGGCCTACCGGCGGCTGCGCGGCAACCCTGGTGTTCGACGGATCCATGCCGAGCTGTGCGCCCTGGGCGAACGGGTCGGCAAGAATCGCGTCGCTCGCCTCATGCAGGCCGCCGGGCTGCGCGGACGCCACCCCCGTGCCTGGAAGCGCACGACCACCAGCGGCCCGGACCCGGCGCCGGCCCCAGACCTGATCGGGCGCGACTTCACAGCCGAGCGGCCGAACCAGAAGTGGTGTTCCGATATCACCTACATCAAGACCTGGAACGGCTGGGCGTATCTGGCCATAGTCATCGACCTGCACTCCCGAGCCGTTGTGGGCTGGGCACTGGCCGACCACATGCGCACCGACCTTGTCATCGAGGCACTGACGCTGGCTATCGCGCGCCGCCGGCCACCGGCCGGAATCATCTTTCACAGCGACCGCGGGTCTCAATTCACATCGGCCGAATTCGCCACGTACTGTAAGGACCACCACATCCGGCGTTCCGTGGGTCGCACCGGGGATTGTTTCGACAACGCCGTCGCCGAGTCCTTCTTCGCGACCTACAAAAAGGAACTCATCCACACCCGCCCCTGGGTAAACCTGTCCACATTGCGGAAAGAGACCTTCACCTGGATCGAACACTACTACAATAGACAGCGCCGCCATTCACACCTGGGATACCTCACCCCAGCCGAATGGGACAAAGGACATCGCACACTCACAGGAATCGCAGCCTAA